In Amycolatopsis methanolica 239, a single genomic region encodes these proteins:
- a CDS encoding ABC transporter permease: MSTAVRTEVSGEIGKRSLGQRLIGANTFWIALVLLALIAVFTVLAPNEFATVFTFQTLLIETSVLLVLSVGMTFVIITSGIDLSVGSVLIFAGMVCGKTMEALSGGNASTAGWGVITVGLVAALLAGTAWGLINGFLIAVAKIPPLIVTLGSMGAALGAAYLLNGGSDVRSVPATLNRTLGYGTSFGGVPNLVLVAAVITLIGAWLLHTTRFGRYTYAVGSNAEAARRAGIGVTAHLLKVYLLTGFLAGVAGFLSLAYYASTTITAHTNDNLNAIAATVMGGTSLFGGVGSVLGTVIGVFIPAVLKKGFNITHVQDFWQMIAVGAVLVAAVWFDQRRRRARNSR; the protein is encoded by the coding sequence GTGAGCACGGCGGTCCGGACCGAGGTGAGCGGCGAGATCGGCAAGCGGTCCCTGGGACAGCGGCTGATCGGCGCCAACACGTTCTGGATCGCGCTGGTGCTGCTCGCGCTGATCGCCGTGTTCACGGTGCTGGCGCCCAACGAGTTCGCCACCGTGTTCACGTTCCAGACGCTGCTGATCGAGACGTCGGTGCTGCTGGTGCTCTCGGTCGGCATGACGTTCGTGATCATCACCTCCGGCATCGACCTGTCCGTCGGCTCGGTGCTGATCTTCGCCGGCATGGTGTGCGGCAAGACGATGGAGGCGCTCTCCGGCGGCAACGCGAGCACGGCCGGGTGGGGTGTGATCACCGTCGGACTGGTCGCGGCGCTGCTGGCCGGGACGGCGTGGGGGCTGATCAACGGGTTCCTCATCGCGGTCGCGAAGATCCCGCCGCTGATCGTCACGCTCGGCTCGATGGGCGCCGCGCTGGGGGCGGCCTACCTGCTCAACGGCGGCTCCGACGTGCGCAGCGTGCCGGCCACGCTCAACCGCACGCTCGGTTACGGCACCTCGTTCGGCGGAGTCCCGAACCTGGTGCTGGTGGCCGCGGTGATCACGTTGATCGGCGCCTGGCTGCTGCACACCACCCGCTTCGGCCGCTACACCTACGCGGTCGGCTCGAACGCCGAGGCCGCGCGCCGGGCCGGGATCGGGGTGACCGCGCACCTGCTCAAGGTGTACCTGCTGACCGGGTTCCTGGCCGGGGTGGCGGGTTTCCTGTCGCTGGCCTACTACGCCTCGACCACGATCACCGCGCACACCAACGACAATCTCAACGCGATCGCGGCGACCGTGATGGGCGGGACGAGCCTGTTCGGCGGCGTCGGATCGGTGCTCGGCACCGTGATCGGGGTGTTCATCCCGGCGGTGCTGAAGAAGGGCTTCAACATCACGCACGTCCAGGATTTCTGGCAGATGATCGCGGTCGGCGCGGTGCTGGTGGCCGCGGTGTGGTTCGACCAACGGCGCCGCCGGGCGCGCAATTCCCGCTGA
- a CDS encoding ABC transporter substrate-binding protein, whose product MKLVQIAGLAATAVLLAACGSGQVGGSGGTPAENSKRLTLIPGVQAEPFYISMHCGAQAEAQKLGYTLDTSAPQKFDAALQTEKVNALGSNPPAALLIAPTDDTAMLAPIQQVASRGVKIVEVDTSLKDTSVAQSSISSDNTAGGQLAADTLAQLAGGQSGSVLVLDTIAGTSTTNARAAGFEEQLKKYPNLKSVGIQFTQNEPDQAASKVTAALASTPDLVGIFATNLNTGEGAATGLRNAGKVGQVQLVGFDASPSEVEGLRNGEYQALIAQDPAMIGQQGVQQAVAALEGKPVTRNLTAPLHSITKANMDANSQYFYKQSC is encoded by the coding sequence ATGAAGTTGGTGCAGATCGCCGGACTGGCGGCGACCGCGGTGCTGCTGGCGGCCTGCGGGTCGGGCCAGGTCGGCGGCTCCGGGGGCACGCCGGCCGAGAACAGCAAGCGGCTCACGCTCATCCCGGGTGTGCAGGCCGAGCCGTTCTACATCTCGATGCACTGCGGCGCGCAGGCCGAGGCGCAGAAACTCGGCTACACGCTGGACACCTCGGCGCCGCAGAAGTTCGACGCGGCGCTGCAGACGGAGAAGGTCAACGCGCTGGGCTCGAACCCGCCCGCCGCGCTGCTCATCGCGCCGACCGACGACACGGCGATGCTCGCGCCGATCCAGCAGGTCGCCTCGCGCGGGGTGAAGATCGTCGAGGTCGACACGTCGCTGAAGGACACCAGCGTGGCGCAGTCGTCGATCTCCTCGGACAACACGGCGGGCGGTCAGCTCGCGGCGGACACGCTGGCGCAGCTGGCAGGCGGGCAGTCCGGTTCGGTGCTGGTCCTGGACACCATCGCGGGCACCTCGACCACGAACGCACGCGCGGCCGGGTTCGAGGAGCAGCTGAAGAAGTACCCGAACCTCAAGTCGGTCGGCATCCAGTTCACGCAGAACGAGCCGGACCAGGCCGCGTCGAAGGTGACCGCGGCGCTCGCGTCGACCCCGGACCTGGTGGGCATCTTCGCGACGAACCTGAACACCGGCGAGGGCGCGGCGACGGGCCTGCGCAACGCCGGCAAGGTGGGCCAGGTCCAGCTGGTCGGTTTCGACGCCAGTCCGTCCGAAGTGGAGGGTCTGCGCAACGGCGAGTACCAGGCGCTGATCGCACAGGACCCAGCGATGATCGGGCAGCAGGGCGTGCAGCAGGCGGTCGCCGCGCTGGAGGGCAAGCCGGTGACGCGCAACCTGACGGCGCCGCTGCACTCCATCACGAAGGCGAACATGGACGCCAACAGCCAGTACTTCTACAAGCAGTCCTGCTGA
- a CDS encoding carboxymuconolactone decarboxylase family protein produces MTKRIQLSAALPEAYKSILHLHTVDLYTELERAALALTDAMTRLPQNQDVPDDVYQQATSVFTEDQYVAVAWVATVINAFNRLGVTSHKPLPADPK; encoded by the coding sequence ATGACCAAGCGAATCCAGTTGTCCGCCGCGCTGCCCGAGGCCTACAAGTCGATCCTCCACCTGCACACCGTCGACCTCTACACCGAGCTGGAACGGGCCGCGCTCGCGCTGACCGACGCGATGACCCGGCTGCCGCAGAACCAGGACGTGCCCGACGACGTCTACCAGCAGGCGACCAGCGTGTTCACCGAAGACCAGTACGTCGCGGTCGCGTGGGTGGCGACGGTGATCAACGCGTTCAACCGGCTCGGCGTCACCAGCCACAAGCCGCTCCCGGCGGACCCCAAGTGA
- a CDS encoding aminotransferase class I/II-fold pyridoxal phosphate-dependent enzyme, whose amino-acid sequence MRRVLQSLPAGSFDYGDPAGPAVLREALARYLARSRGVLADPDRILVCGGYSHAISVLGHLFHEIAFEDPSLPEFRDGAAKGGAVAVDERGIRVSELDSPVPS is encoded by the coding sequence ATGCGCCGGGTCCTGCAATCGCTGCCCGCCGGGTCGTTCGACTACGGCGACCCGGCCGGGCCCGCCGTGCTGCGCGAAGCCCTGGCCCGGTACCTCGCACGCAGCCGGGGCGTGCTGGCCGATCCGGACCGGATCCTGGTGTGCGGCGGCTACTCCCACGCGATCAGCGTGCTCGGGCACCTGTTCCACGAGATCGCCTTCGAAGACCCGTCGCTGCCGGAGTTCCGCGACGGCGCGGCCAAGGGCGGCGCGGTCGCGGTGGACGAACGCGGCATCCGGGTGTCCGAACTGGACAGTCCGGTGCCGTCGTGA
- the meaB gene encoding methylmalonyl Co-A mutase-associated GTPase MeaB: MPLDVGELVDRAREGQPRAVARLISLVEDAHPRLREVAAALTPHTGRARVIGLTGPPGVGKSTSTSMLLSALRAEGKRVGVLAIDPSSPFSGGALLGDRIRMTEHATDPGVFIRSMATRGHLGGLSWATPQAVRVLDAAGFDVVLIETVGVGQSEVDVVKLADTTVVLLAPGLGDGIQAAKAGVLEIADVFVVNKADRDGAETVVRDLKQMIAYARREIRGESWRQPIVRTVAARGEGAQDLVKALSEHHDWLVSHGELERRRAERAADEVAAIALRELQARLTDLHGGGHLPAVAKKVVERELDPYAAADELLAALRAGRG; encoded by the coding sequence GTGCCATTGGACGTCGGGGAGCTCGTCGACCGCGCGCGGGAGGGACAGCCGCGCGCGGTCGCCAGGCTGATCTCGCTGGTCGAGGACGCGCACCCGCGCCTGCGTGAGGTCGCCGCGGCGCTCACGCCGCACACCGGCCGGGCGCGGGTGATCGGCCTGACCGGGCCGCCCGGGGTCGGCAAGTCGACTTCGACGTCCATGCTGCTGTCCGCGTTGCGCGCGGAGGGCAAGCGGGTCGGGGTCCTCGCGATCGACCCGTCGTCACCGTTCTCGGGCGGGGCGCTGCTCGGCGACCGGATCCGGATGACCGAGCACGCCACCGATCCGGGGGTGTTCATCCGCTCGATGGCCACCCGCGGGCACCTGGGCGGCCTGTCCTGGGCGACGCCGCAGGCCGTGCGGGTGCTCGACGCCGCCGGGTTCGACGTCGTCCTGATCGAGACCGTCGGGGTCGGTCAGTCCGAAGTGGACGTCGTGAAGCTGGCCGACACCACGGTGGTGCTGCTCGCGCCCGGGCTCGGCGACGGGATCCAGGCGGCCAAGGCCGGGGTGCTGGAGATCGCCGACGTGTTCGTGGTGAACAAGGCCGACCGCGACGGCGCGGAGACCGTGGTGCGCGACCTGAAGCAGATGATCGCCTACGCGCGGCGGGAGATCCGCGGCGAGAGCTGGCGGCAGCCGATCGTGCGGACGGTCGCCGCGCGCGGCGAAGGCGCGCAGGACCTGGTCAAGGCGCTGTCCGAGCACCACGACTGGCTGGTTTCGCACGGGGAGCTGGAGCGCCGCCGCGCCGAGCGAGCCGCGGACGAGGTGGCGGCCATCGCGCTGCGCGAGCTGCAGGCGCGGCTGACCGACCTGCACGGCGGCGGGCACCTGCCCGCGGTGGCGAAGAAGGTCGTCGAGCGCGAGCTGGACCCGTACGCCGCGGCCGACGAGCTGCTCGCGGCACTGCGCGCCGGCCGCGGGTGA
- a CDS encoding acetyl-CoA C-acetyltransferase, protein MSGSVILGAARTPIGRLLGSLKDFTGAQLGGIAIKAALEQAGVSPDKVQYTIMGQVLTAGAGQIPARQAAVAAGIPMDVPALTINKVCLSGLDAIALADQLIRAGEFDLVVAGGQESMTQAPHLLPKSRSGFKYGDTALLDHMAYDGLFCAFDQCAMGASTEKYNSRYGITREDQDAFSARSHQRAVAAAEAGRFKAELAPVSIPQRKGDPVVFDTDEGVRADTTAESLAKLRPAFASDGTITAGSASQISDGAAAVVVASRAKAEELGLEPLAEIGAHGVVAGPDASLHEQPSNAIKAALAKAKLDASALDLVEINEAFAAVGLVSTKALGIDPEIVNVDGGAIALGHPIGASGARLAVHLVHELRRRGGGLGAAGLCGGGGQGDALLIKVPAL, encoded by the coding sequence GTGTCCGGTTCCGTCATCCTGGGTGCCGCGCGTACCCCGATCGGGCGTCTGCTCGGTTCACTGAAGGACTTCACCGGCGCGCAACTCGGAGGGATCGCCATCAAGGCCGCGCTGGAGCAGGCCGGGGTGTCCCCGGACAAGGTGCAGTACACGATCATGGGCCAGGTGCTCACCGCGGGCGCGGGCCAGATCCCGGCCCGTCAGGCCGCGGTCGCCGCGGGCATCCCGATGGACGTGCCCGCGCTGACCATCAACAAGGTGTGCCTGTCCGGCCTGGACGCCATCGCGCTGGCCGACCAGCTCATCCGCGCAGGCGAATTCGACCTCGTGGTGGCCGGCGGCCAGGAGTCGATGACCCAGGCGCCGCACCTGCTGCCGAAGTCGCGGTCCGGCTTCAAGTACGGCGACACCGCATTGCTCGACCACATGGCCTACGACGGCTTGTTCTGCGCGTTCGACCAGTGCGCGATGGGCGCGTCCACGGAGAAGTACAACTCCCGCTACGGCATCACGCGCGAGGACCAGGACGCCTTCTCGGCCCGCTCGCACCAGCGCGCGGTCGCGGCCGCCGAAGCCGGCCGGTTCAAGGCCGAGCTGGCGCCGGTGTCCATCCCGCAGCGCAAGGGCGACCCGGTCGTGTTCGACACCGACGAGGGCGTGCGCGCCGACACCACCGCGGAGAGCCTGGCCAAGCTGCGTCCGGCGTTCGCCTCGGACGGCACCATCACCGCGGGCTCGGCATCGCAGATCTCCGACGGCGCCGCCGCGGTCGTCGTCGCCAGCCGGGCCAAGGCCGAGGAGCTCGGCCTGGAGCCGCTCGCCGAGATCGGCGCCCACGGTGTCGTCGCCGGCCCGGACGCGAGCCTGCACGAGCAGCCGTCCAACGCGATCAAGGCCGCGCTGGCGAAGGCGAAGCTGGACGCGAGCGCGCTGGACCTGGTCGAGATCAACGAGGCGTTCGCCGCGGTCGGCCTGGTGTCGACCAAGGCGCTGGGCATCGACCCGGAGATCGTGAACGTCGACGGCGGTGCCATCGCGCTCGGCCACCCGATCGGCGCGTCCGGTGCCCGCCTGGCCGTGCACCTGGTGCACGAGCTGCGCCGCCGCGGCGGCGGCCTCGGCGCGGCCGGGCTGTGCGGTGGCGGTGGCCAGGGCGACGCGTTGCTGATCAAGGTGCCCGCGCTGTAG
- the mce gene encoding methylmalonyl-CoA epimerase: MNDALKPFVTTIDHVGIAVADLDAAIDFYAENFGMIATHSEVNEEQGVREAMLHAPGDESGPAIQLLAPLRPDSTIGKFLDTKGPGLQQVAYRVTDVEAAAEALRAKGLRLLYDKAKRGTANSKVNFVHPKDAGGVLVELVEPAASH, translated from the coding sequence ATGAATGACGCGCTGAAGCCGTTCGTGACGACCATCGACCACGTCGGCATCGCCGTCGCCGATCTCGACGCCGCGATCGACTTCTACGCGGAGAACTTCGGCATGATCGCCACGCACTCCGAGGTCAACGAGGAGCAGGGCGTGCGCGAGGCGATGCTGCACGCGCCGGGCGACGAGTCCGGCCCCGCCATCCAGCTGCTCGCGCCGCTGCGCCCGGACTCGACGATCGGGAAGTTCCTCGACACCAAGGGCCCCGGCCTGCAGCAGGTCGCCTACCGGGTCACCGACGTCGAGGCCGCGGCCGAGGCGCTGCGCGCCAAGGGGCTGCGCCTGCTGTACGACAAGGCCAAGCGCGGCACCGCGAACAGCAAGGTCAACTTCGTGCACCCGAAGGACGCCGGCGGGGTGCTCGTCGAACTGGTCGAGCCCGCCGCGTCGCACTAA
- a CDS encoding TetR/AcrR family transcriptional regulator — MARTEHGDDLPAKERILRAAEDLFAESGFDATPTSRIAERAGVPKGLVHYYFRRKADLLTALIKRLPDEQIDAARVVVPGDIAESLRRLVSELDARLARSRMLSHLLWREADTHRAVRDALHDRFQQLVRQVRTVIIAAGEGDLAVADVDSAAGLLALAVSYRHSVARHAGDDPPDLMERELNFVADALMARPAPG, encoded by the coding sequence GTGGCGCGCACCGAACACGGGGACGACCTGCCGGCCAAGGAGCGGATCCTCCGCGCGGCCGAGGACCTGTTCGCGGAAAGCGGTTTCGACGCCACTCCGACCTCTCGGATCGCCGAGCGCGCCGGCGTCCCCAAGGGTCTCGTGCACTACTACTTCCGCCGCAAGGCAGACCTGCTCACCGCGCTCATCAAGCGCCTGCCGGACGAGCAGATCGACGCCGCGCGGGTCGTGGTGCCCGGCGACATCGCGGAGAGCCTGCGGCGGCTAGTGTCCGAACTCGACGCGCGGCTCGCCAGGTCGCGGATGCTGTCCCACCTGCTGTGGCGGGAGGCCGACACCCACCGGGCGGTGCGGGACGCGCTGCACGACCGGTTCCAGCAGCTGGTCCGGCAGGTCCGCACGGTGATCATCGCCGCGGGCGAGGGCGACCTCGCGGTGGCCGACGTGGACAGCGCGGCCGGGCTGCTGGCGCTCGCGGTGAGCTACCGGCACTCGGTGGCACGGCACGCCGGGGACGACCCGCCGGACCTGATGGAGCGGGAGCTGAACTTCGTCGCCGACGCGCTGATGGCCCGGCCGGCGCCGGGTTAG
- a CDS encoding SPW repeat protein, whose amino-acid sequence MAESSTRAWTRPHDWAEVVLGVVAVLTPLWADTDTTTMWTMIVLGALIALDGLLSLSMPGLVYGEGVQVVLGALLFVAPWVMTYTALDVAAWSSWIIGALTAIAGLAALPVANAVHRGGMTTAH is encoded by the coding sequence ATGGCTGAGAGTTCGACGCGGGCGTGGACCCGTCCGCACGACTGGGCCGAGGTCGTGCTCGGGGTGGTGGCGGTCCTGACGCCCCTGTGGGCCGACACCGACACCACCACCATGTGGACGATGATCGTTCTGGGCGCCCTCATCGCGCTGGACGGCCTGCTTTCGCTGTCCATGCCGGGACTCGTCTACGGCGAGGGGGTCCAGGTCGTGCTCGGGGCGCTGTTGTTCGTCGCGCCGTGGGTGATGACGTACACGGCACTGGACGTGGCGGCGTGGTCCTCGTGGATCATCGGAGCCCTCACCGCGATCGCCGGGCTGGCGGCCCTGCCCGTCGCGAACGCGGTGCACCGCGGTGGGATGACGACGGCGCACTGA
- the ccrA gene encoding crotonyl-CoA carboxylase/reductase has translation MTITDIRDAILTGETAEVGALPVPEAYRGVTVHADEAGMFDGIPSRDKDPRKSLHVDEVPTPEPGPGEALIAVMASAINYNTVWTSIFEPIPTFKFLQRYGKLSPLAKRHDQPYHVVGSDAAGVVLRTGPGVHRWKPGDEIVAHCLNVELEGPDGHNDTMLDSDQRIWGFETNFGGLAELALVKANQLMPKPDHLTWEEAACPGLVNSTAYRQLVTTNGANMKQGDVVLIWGASGGLGSYATQFALNGGAIPVCVVSSPEKAEIVRRMGAELVIDRNAEGYRFWKDENTQDPKEWQRFGARIRELTGGEDPDIVFEHPGRETFGASVYAARKGGTIVTCASTSGYLHQYDNRYLWMNLKRIIGSHFANYRESWEANRLIAKGLIHPTLSRTYSMTETGQAALDVHRNAHQGKVGVLCLAPEEGLGVRDVEKRSKHIDRINLFRGA, from the coding sequence ATGACGATCACGGACATCCGGGATGCGATCCTCACCGGCGAGACCGCCGAAGTGGGCGCTCTGCCGGTGCCGGAGGCCTACCGCGGCGTGACGGTCCACGCCGACGAGGCCGGCATGTTCGACGGCATCCCCTCCCGGGACAAGGACCCGCGCAAGTCGCTGCACGTCGACGAGGTGCCCACCCCCGAGCCGGGGCCCGGCGAGGCGCTGATCGCCGTGATGGCCAGCGCGATCAACTACAACACCGTGTGGACGTCGATCTTCGAGCCGATCCCCACGTTCAAGTTCCTGCAGCGCTACGGGAAGCTGTCGCCGCTGGCCAAGCGCCACGACCAGCCCTACCACGTGGTCGGTTCGGACGCGGCCGGCGTCGTGCTGCGCACCGGGCCGGGCGTGCACCGGTGGAAGCCGGGCGACGAGATCGTCGCGCACTGCCTCAACGTCGAGCTGGAGGGCCCGGACGGGCACAACGACACGATGCTCGACTCCGACCAGCGGATCTGGGGCTTCGAGACGAACTTCGGCGGGCTCGCGGAGCTGGCGCTGGTCAAGGCCAACCAGCTGATGCCCAAGCCGGACCACCTGACCTGGGAGGAGGCCGCCTGCCCCGGGCTGGTCAACTCCACCGCCTACCGGCAGCTGGTGACCACCAACGGCGCGAACATGAAGCAGGGCGACGTCGTGCTGATCTGGGGCGCCTCGGGCGGGCTCGGGTCGTACGCGACGCAATTCGCGCTTAACGGCGGCGCGATCCCGGTGTGCGTGGTGTCCAGCCCGGAGAAGGCGGAGATCGTCCGCCGGATGGGTGCCGAACTGGTGATCGACCGCAATGCGGAGGGTTACCGGTTCTGGAAGGACGAGAACACACAGGACCCGAAGGAGTGGCAGCGCTTCGGCGCGCGCATCCGAGAGTTGACCGGCGGTGAGGACCCGGACATCGTGTTCGAGCACCCCGGCCGGGAAACGTTCGGCGCGTCGGTCTACGCGGCGCGCAAGGGCGGCACGATCGTCACCTGCGCATCCACCTCCGGATACCTGCACCAGTACGACAACCGGTACCTGTGGATGAACCTGAAACGGATCATCGGCTCGCATTTCGCGAATTACCGCGAGTCGTGGGAGGCCAACCGGTTGATCGCGAAAGGCCTGATCCACCCGACGCTGTCCCGGACCTACTCGATGACAGAGACCGGGCAGGCGGCGCTGGACGTGCACCGCAACGCCCACCAGGGCAAGGTCGGTGTGTTGTGTCTCGCCCCGGAGGAGGGTTTGGGCGTGCGCGATGTGGAGAAGCGGTCCAAGCACATCGACCGGATCAATTTGTTCCGCGGCGCCTAA
- a CDS encoding chromosome segregation protein produces the protein MSLGDERELVPLGAGFDLAKRGYDRHQVDEHLERLDSDLKMLAADRDAAISQAGDLARQLEQARGEIENLRGQVERLGQPPTTVEGLSERLQRMLRLAQEEAADTRARAEAEAGHIRAKAESDASAMRARYEQLLSELDARRKEMEAEHRKVLETARAEAESITNKAKEERDRLDREAEQRRTQVEEDFEIAMAARRTEAMRVLAEQEATSKAEAERRVREATDEAAAIRKKVAEEEAAAKAEIERRRRESIEDANRRKTESITEANARVAEASDEAARRVREATEESNRRINAAADRVEALRKLRAGIAEQVKAAREVLLEANSVLGEAEPVIEPLPEERESAPAGKPSGGQ, from the coding sequence ATGAGCCTTGGCGACGAACGAGAGCTTGTACCGCTCGGCGCGGGTTTCGACCTGGCCAAGCGTGGTTACGACCGCCACCAGGTCGACGAGCACCTCGAACGGCTGGACAGCGACCTGAAAATGCTCGCCGCCGACCGGGATGCCGCCATCTCGCAGGCCGGCGACCTCGCCCGGCAGCTGGAGCAGGCTCGCGGCGAGATCGAGAACCTGCGCGGCCAGGTGGAGCGGCTCGGCCAGCCGCCGACGACGGTCGAGGGCCTGTCCGAGCGGTTGCAGCGCATGCTACGGCTGGCGCAGGAGGAGGCCGCCGACACGCGGGCCCGCGCGGAGGCCGAGGCCGGGCACATCCGGGCGAAGGCCGAGTCGGACGCCAGCGCCATGCGCGCCCGCTACGAGCAGCTGCTGTCCGAGCTGGACGCGCGGCGCAAGGAGATGGAGGCCGAGCACCGCAAGGTGCTGGAGACCGCCCGCGCCGAGGCCGAGTCCATCACGAACAAGGCCAAGGAGGAGCGGGACCGGCTGGACCGCGAGGCCGAGCAGCGCCGCACGCAGGTCGAAGAGGACTTCGAGATCGCGATGGCGGCGCGGCGCACCGAGGCGATGCGGGTGCTGGCGGAGCAGGAGGCGACCAGCAAGGCGGAAGCCGAGCGCCGCGTCCGCGAAGCGACGGACGAGGCTGCGGCGATCCGCAAGAAGGTCGCCGAGGAGGAGGCCGCCGCGAAAGCCGAGATCGAACGCCGCCGCCGCGAGTCCATCGAGGACGCCAACCGCCGCAAGACGGAGTCGATCACCGAAGCGAACGCCCGGGTGGCGGAAGCATCCGACGAGGCGGCGCGCCGCGTGCGCGAAGCCACGGAGGAGTCGAACCGCCGCATCAACGCGGCCGCCGACCGGGTGGAGGCGCTGCGCAAACTGCGCGCGGGAATCGCCGAACAGGTCAAGGCCGCGCGCGAAGTGCTGCTAGAGGCCAATTCGGTACTCGGCGAGGCCGAACCGGTGATCGAGCCGTTGCCCGAGGAACGGGAGAGCGCGCCAGCGGGCAAGCCCTCCGGAGGCCAGTAG
- a CDS encoding universal stress protein yields MAAYRTVVVGTDGSDSSFRAVDRAAAVAADSGATLVIVCAYYPASRQDVEKAQDVLGEEAYQVVGSAPAEDTLRSARDRALKAGAGSTETIAVVGEPVEALRKVVSDKSADLLVVGNRGLNTLTGRLLGSVPSEAARKSGVDVLIVHTT; encoded by the coding sequence ATGGCTGCATACCGGACCGTGGTTGTCGGTACGGACGGGTCTGATTCATCGTTCCGCGCGGTCGACCGGGCGGCGGCCGTGGCCGCGGACTCCGGCGCCACGCTCGTCATCGTGTGCGCCTACTACCCGGCGAGCAGGCAGGACGTGGAGAAGGCCCAGGACGTTCTCGGCGAGGAGGCCTACCAGGTGGTCGGTTCGGCGCCGGCCGAGGACACGCTCCGCAGCGCCCGCGACCGCGCCCTCAAGGCCGGCGCGGGGTCGACCGAAACGATCGCCGTGGTCGGGGAGCCGGTCGAAGCCTTGCGCAAGGTCGTCTCCGACAAGTCGGCCGACCTGCTGGTCGTCGGCAACCGGGGCCTGAACACCCTCACCGGGCGGCTGCTCGGGTCGGTGCCGTCGGAGGCGGCGCGCAAGTCGGGCGTCGACGTCCTGATCGTGCACACCACGTAG
- a CDS encoding adenylate/guanylate cyclase domain-containing protein, giving the protein MDAEGLESILLGGKRRYTRLEVAEKAGVPIERATRLWRALGFATVGDDEVVFTDADVDAVRTTDQLISSGLLDQSLEAPVARTLGLHLSRLAEWQVRMLSTLITENEHLGQDDSQVVTLVERLLPELQRVQDFVWRRHLAAFAGRALASPEEDLEARTEVVGFVDMVGYTRLTRRLDESELSAVLEGFELLATEVIADHHGRVVKMIGDEVLFVADTPADAAEIALTLTERTAADADLPNVRAGLAAGRILSRFGDVYGSVVNMAARLTSVARPGTVLIDRELAGELAELPGFTVRSRRPATVRGYARLHPYVLRRD; this is encoded by the coding sequence GTGGACGCCGAGGGCCTCGAGAGCATCCTGCTCGGCGGCAAGCGCCGCTACACGCGGCTCGAGGTGGCCGAGAAGGCGGGTGTGCCCATCGAACGGGCCACCCGCCTGTGGCGGGCGCTGGGGTTCGCCACGGTCGGCGACGACGAGGTCGTCTTCACCGACGCCGACGTCGATGCCGTCCGCACCACCGACCAGCTGATCTCCTCCGGCCTGCTTGACCAGAGCCTGGAGGCGCCGGTGGCGCGCACGCTGGGCCTGCACCTGTCCCGGCTGGCGGAGTGGCAGGTGCGGATGCTGTCGACGCTGATCACCGAGAACGAGCACCTCGGCCAGGACGATTCGCAGGTCGTGACGCTGGTCGAGCGCCTGCTGCCGGAGTTGCAGCGCGTGCAGGACTTCGTGTGGCGGCGGCACCTGGCGGCGTTCGCGGGCCGGGCACTGGCCTCGCCGGAGGAGGACCTGGAGGCCCGGACCGAGGTCGTCGGGTTCGTCGACATGGTCGGCTACACGCGGCTGACCCGCCGCCTCGACGAGAGCGAGCTCAGTGCCGTGCTGGAGGGCTTCGAGCTGCTCGCGACCGAGGTGATCGCCGACCACCACGGCCGGGTGGTGAAGATGATCGGCGACGAGGTGCTGTTCGTCGCCGACACGCCCGCCGACGCGGCCGAGATAGCGCTGACGCTGACCGAACGCACAGCAGCGGACGCGGATTTGCCGAACGTCCGGGCGGGTCTGGCGGCGGGCCGGATCCTGAGCCGCTTCGGCGACGTGTACGGGTCGGTGGTGAATATGGCCGCACGCCTGACCTCGGTGGCGCGCCCCGGCACGGTGCTGATCGACCGCGAACTGGCGGGTGAGCTGGCGGAGCTGCCGGGTTTCACCGTGCGATCCCGCCGCCCGGCGACGGTCCGCGGCTACGCGCGCTTGCACCCATACGTGCTCAGACGGGATTAG